CGGCACCGCGAAGGGCGCCGGCGATGGCCGGAAGCAGGCAGCTGCAGGGGCGCCAGTAGGGCTCTTGCTCCAGTTGACCCCGATGGTGTCGACGAGATCCCTCGCCGGCGTAGCAGCAGTGGTGGTGGTAGTGGTGACGACGACCGGCGGCTCTGCGGCAGCCTCGACGGTGGTGGGCGCAGCGGCGTTTGTGGCAGCGTGATCCTGGACCACCTTGCACCGTTTCTTGAACGGCAGAGACCGGTCGACGTCGGCAGCTCGCTTCTCCTTCTTCACCTTCGGTGGGTGCACGGTCACGGCGGCGTCACCTGGCgcggccgccttggcagcaccAACATCGGTGACGGGCGCCGCCCCGGTGGCCATCATCGCCCGGCGCGCCTTCCGCTGCCTGATGCCGCATGCGTTGCAAAGCGACTGCACCATGCAAACCGCAGCAAAGTTAGTTACCGTTACGCCATTAACTAACTTGTACTCCTACCAAGTGACCAGAGAATTAACAGACAAATCGTAGTACTACCTTGGGGCCACAAGGACCACTCCTCCACAAGGGGGTCTTGGTGGTGTTGCAATCAGAGCATGTCCTAATAACGCCCAGAGCTTGGTTCATGCCGCCCATGTGGCCATGATCCTCGTATGCCTGCGCCCTCTTCCTCGGCTTCTTGACACCAGGATCGCTCGTCTTCCTCGTGATCCTCATCTTGGCTGCAGGAGCAGGCGCCGTCCACTTGCCGATCTTGAGCGATCCGCTGGTGTCCTGCAGCGTCTCCATATCATATGGATCGTACGAGTAGGATCGCTCGATCATGTCGTCGCGGATGCTCTCGACGGTCGGGAACGGCGTCGAGAACACACTCGACGATCCACCGATCATCTGATGCACATAACAAATCAAAGGATCGTGTTAATTGAGCAGCTAGCCAGAAAGTGACCAAGCAAACTAATGGTACATATAGAACTGAGAAAGAAATTGTTCCAACTTACATGTTGGGGCTGATCTAGCATGGCATGGTGCTGCATCAAGTGCTGGTCTGATCCGTAGCTGAGAGTACTGCTGTTGTCGCtagggctgctgctgctgatcACAAAAGGGAACAAGATCGGGGGATCCTTGGGCAGGGTGAAGGCCTGGAAGTGCCCCTGATGGTGATCCTGGTGATGGTCTTCCTCCATTAGAGGGAAAGCAGTAGAGAGCTGGCTCATGTAGATGGTAGACATGATGAGATCTAGAGGAGATCTAGCGAGCTAGGGAGCGCAGATAATTAGAGATCAGGATGAGATGGGGAGGGgaggagctagctagctagcactGTGATGTGCAGTTTGCAGAGAGCCGATCGAGAGAGATCACGAACAGGAGGGGGAGTCGGGTCCCTTTTATAAAgggacagagagagagggaggggtctAGGCCTTGTGTGATCACTTTCACAGAGAGGTAGCTAGAGAGAGGGATGAGAGCACAGGAAAGGGATGAGCGCTAGATCGATCGGCGGGGAACAGTAAAACACGTCGGGCGCTGTGCAAACACACGTTAGAATTCCTAGGGCCCGACAAGGATCAGGGTCTCTCTCTCTAGGGATGTCGTGACGCGTGATCCGAGTGCGTATGATCCTATGTGGCAATCATTTCGTACGTCTACTGTAGCGTGCCCTCGAATTAGGGCAAGGAATATTTTGCTGTAGCACACAAGCGACCTGTGGTACGAACATTTGGCCTAGCTAATCCTATGTACTACTAGTTAGCTCATCATCCATAGTTTGTGGCTGAGCCAATCAAGTTGCGCGCTTAGCTCATCAAACCTTCGTTTCGGTATGTAATTAGGTCTTCTTAGATCTATTCGGTTGTTAGGATGTGATCAATAGTGCCACAATGATTTCCTAAACTCGCTTACTAGCGTACACGTACACCACCACACGTACACGCATGCACCCGTGGTTCGTCTAGCATCACTAGTCTAGAGTTGCAAAGATTAGGAACGAATTCCGTGACCTCAAGAAGCACAAGCATGCTCATCCCATGGAGGCGACACACCCGATCATATTGGTGTAGATGTAGGAATCTAGGAATTGATGCCTATTTGGTGGACTTTCCCGAGGTTCCACGTTCTCTTTGTAGGGCATAGTTCTTGGTTTGTAAGCGTCAAACAAGATTTTAAACGGTTACCAATGGATTGAAAATATGAACTTTTTCAGATTTCTAAATTTAAATTCAATCGACGGGTAACTAAAAATTTTGACATCAATCACGATGATCTGCATTGTTATAGTATTTCAATATGTTCTTGGGTGATTGCATGCCATTCAAGCGGGCCCattgatatgtggtctagttaaTGAAATCGAGGAGAAGTAGTTCAAAGTTCACTTTACTTTTCAAAATAACAAAATATAAATATCATCCACCTTGACATAACCTTGGTATCGGTCAGTATCACCGGGAAATTGAAACCTAGGGTCATTTCCCAAAGAAAAGTTGTCACACCATTGTTTCGAGTTTTGAAATGGGATATTTACAGAATCCCCATGAATATGATCAAATTgtatttcatgccatttccacaAGTCTTTTTTCTTATTCTTAAGCAAGCCCTCGAGAGGATTAGTGGTCATGTTTTCTGTTTTTACTAAACTTTGTACGCCCCGCATTCAAGAAAATGGGAACCAATAGAACGGAAGTATGGATCTGCATATTTGTGGGGGAAAAACCTATGCTCATTTGTATTGAAATGTGTAGTCCAAGCTCTAAAGCTGGTGACATACTAAGTCAATTTCCATAAACTTGTGCCCCATATTAATGCATTACTTAATTAAGGGTTTCTTTCGGGGCACATTAATTTTCTATAAATTTCAAACGAATTTCAGAGTTCTAGTTCAAGCCATTCCTGCAAGGGTTGGGAGAAAAATGACAATCCTAAACAGGCCCTAAGTTTGCGCAGCTGTGCAGCCtatgtattttcttttcttttcgaaGAGAGCCTAggcatatgcatgcatgcatgaccgAGCTATGCATGACCCTAGTTTTTGTATTCATGGAGCAAACTTTACAAGCTTAACAACCTAAATGGAAGTATAACAGAAATTGGGAACCCCCGGAGCAATGTACCCATTATACTTGCATAAGTCCAATGGAGAAGTTATGTATATCAGCCTCAAAGTACCATCTATCGGCCTTATGTAGTTAAGGGGGGACTGATCTAACTCGTAGGCTCAAACAGATAGCCACTTAGACGTTGCCTCACACAGAACATCACACGATGATAGTAGTTGCATGACCGATGGATATTGCCAACCTATCTCTTCATATCATCAGATGGCTCCATACCCTTTCATCCAACATGAAAAGTAAATACACGTTAAAACTACTGTAGAAGACAAACAGCTCACATGACAAAAAGTTCAATAAAAGTTGAGAGCTCTTTGAGGAGGCTCAAGAGCCACTGTGTACACTTCATATTCATATTCAGTTTTTTCCCAGAAAAATATTCGTAGATATGGATTTGCATGAAGACGGGTATCTCTGCCTATCTCCATTCGCTGCCCCTTTTCGGGTCTAGACAAACAACATTAAAGTTCACCAGGCAAAGAGACAGTTCTTGTCCCCCTGGCCCACTGTCAGCATGGTTCTTGGTTCACGTTTACTCCCCAAATCACCAAATCATTACATGACTATGTGTCAAAAACAGGGCCGTCTTCAAAAATTCGGGGCCCCGGGACGAGAATCAAAATTGGGCCTAAAAACAGTCATATAACATGAGAACTAATATAACTGAGGCGTACTCTCAGTCTATTAACAATTTCAGTCTGTTATATCTTACTCCTAACCTAGCACCGTTGACAAATAAATTCATTGTCATTTATCAATGCCCAGCCCATGGACACATGATGATAATATCATCCTACTCGGCTGCTCCTAACTAGGGCCTGCTCCTAACCTAGGCCAGGGGGATCAAAATTAGAAATCTACCAAGTATAGGGATGATAAAATTAAGTTGTATACCTAGTAGATGGAGACCTGGGTTATAGCCGATGGCGGAACCGCAGACGCGAAAGGCAGCAGCGGTCAGTTGACGACGTTCCAGGCGAGCAATTGGCGGAGGGAGCAGCGGACGACACCTTGGGCGATTGGCGGAACCGCGAAAGCAGCAGGCGGGCGATTGGCCGAAGGCAGGAGACAACATCTGCTCGTTTGGCGGAAGCAGGCGAACCGGCGGCGTGTTAGCGATCGATGGGAACACTTAAGAAGGCCTCGCGGGCTGGCTTTTTGTTGCTGCGTACTTTGCTTAGGCCTTGCCGCTGGATTAAATGGTAAAATGTGATTATATTGATACACACCCTACTAATACCCAGTAATTTGGGGGGCCCAAATTTTGGGGGGCCCTGGGCGGTCGCCCACCTTGGCCCCCTCCATCGATGGGCCTGATAAAAAAAAGTAATATATTCCCTTTTACTGTTATGGAGGGTAGCAATATTGTTCTATATGAGTTTTTTTTGTGTGACCGTGTACTATATACTCCCTTCGTCCGTAAATAAGTGTACATCTAGCTTTTGTTCTAAGTCAATGTTTTAAAattttgaccaactttatagaaaaTAGTAGTAATATATATGACATCAAACTGGTATATTATCAAAATGCATTTCAAAACAGATCTAGTGATACTAATTTAGTGCCATAAATGCTCTTACTTTTCCTTTAAAAATTGGTCAAAAATTTAAAACTTTAACTTAAGACAAAAGCTAGATGTACACTTGTTCACGAATGGAGGAAGTATATCTAAATTAATCAGTCATAACTGCATTGACTTCCATTTGCATCATTTATCTTCTCACTCTCTGGGGACATCCATATTATTTATGCTCTCCCTTCTTCCATAAAGTCTATTGGTAAACGACTGATACCCATTGGCCTCATGAACCGTTAGGGCGGCTCACGAGGCAGCGCTCTAACCATAGCTCAAGGCCATCGTTGTCTTCCTTTTGCCCTAGTTGTCTTCTCGGCAAACTACTCCCCCCGCCCTTCGGTCCATGACTCTCATTTCACCTCCTAGCTCTCAACTCATCTAGATCTAATCTTCGGATGTAAAGACCTAGAGCGTCCAGTAATGGAGCTTGCGGGTAAGGATTGGTTGTGGCGGCTCCCGACCCCCTTGGGTGTGCTGACCCGCTCCACCTTATGGTGGCGACCTGCTTGATGCCTCTCCTACTCTCCATCGTCATGGTGTTCTTACCATAAGAGGGTGGGAACTTTGATGTTTTGCTTCCACGTATACCATGCAGGCGGCATTGAGCATTGGTGGTCTTCAGGGGTCCACGATCATGGCCAAGACGAAATCCCTTCCCGGCAGTGCCTGGCGTTGATGAAGGTGATGCCTACAAGTGTGTGTTGACTCATTGGAGGTGTGGCATGGCCTTTGATCATGTTCCTTCCCTCTATAAGATCTAGAGGAAACCCTAGGTTTAGCTCGCTAGATCGGGCAGCGTCATTGTATTGCGTCGTTTCTTTCTTGGAGGCATTGTCTTGGTATCTATAGAGTCCTTCAGTGTGACAGTGTGAGATCACAACCTTCTCTGCTTTGACAATGAGACTTGGTAGCGATGTGACGTTGGTATTGGTCCGTCGCACAAGGCGTTGGGCTCCTCGGGGCATCATGTACACCGCTTTCAACACATCCTAAACAATGTCACTTCTCTAGTTCAGGTCAGGTTCTGCCTTCTACTCACATATGAAGTCTTAAATTTTGAGATCAACCCGCCGTCCTTTGGTGCAAGGGTGGGGGTTGTCCTGTTTGGGTTGTCAAACAGTTGTCATGAACACAACCTTCGAGGACTTGTGCAACGCTTCTTTGCCATCCGCATCTAGAGGCTGGGCAAGGCAAGCTCCACTTATTGCGGTCTAAAGGTCGGAGGCACCCCTTTACCTCTCATGATCCTGAGCTCGCTGATGATCCGATTGCATAGACAGTGCACATTTCAACTAAGGTTCTTTACCCTGTGTTCTTCCTACAACTGTCGCTCATTCATGACCTCTAAGAGTTTATGTTAATCACACACAATACACCTTCGACCACAGATCTGTTGTTTCCCATGATATTCTAGGTCATGGTTAGCAAGGGCTTCAAGGTCATTTGGTGAGGATGGTTGTTCTTTATTCCATCTTTTCGCATCGCCATTCAAGGGTGTTTGTAAATATTGAT
This sequence is a window from Aegilops tauschii subsp. strangulata cultivar AL8/78 chromosome 7, Aet v6.0, whole genome shotgun sequence. Protein-coding genes within it:
- the LOC109756032 gene encoding protein CYTOKININ-RESPONSIVE GATA TRANSCRIPTION FACTOR 1 is translated as MSTIYMSQLSTAFPLMEEDHHQDHHQGHFQAFTLPKDPPILFPFVISSSSPSDNSSTLSYGSDQHLMQHHAMLDQPQHMIGGSSSVFSTPFPTVESIRDDMIERSYSYDPYDMETLQDTSGSLKIGKWTAPAPAAKMRITRKTSDPGVKKPRKRAQAYEDHGHMGGMNQALGVIRTCSDCNTTKTPLWRSGPCGPKSLCNACGIRQRKARRAMMATGAAPVTDVGAAKAAAPGDAAVTVHPPKVKKEKRAADVDRSLPFKKRCKVVQDHAATNAAAPTTVEAAAEPPVVVTTTTTTAATPARDLVDTIGVNWSKSPTGAPAAACFRPSPAPFAVPVPVQDEITDAAMLLMTLSCELVRS